A section of the Paramisgurnus dabryanus chromosome 4, PD_genome_1.1, whole genome shotgun sequence genome encodes:
- the dennd1c gene encoding DENN domain-containing protein 1B isoform X1, whose translation MGSRIKDNPDKTFYWFFQASSPVARDQDPDVLFQFPEDFSDEESLRSLPRFCFPYDIERVKDTIAVQHFTFVLTDLEGCQRFGFCRLTSSSQTCLCILSYLPWFEVFYKLLNNLADYMTKGQTNEMKELLTLLHKHPVPPANGSITLQMGGNIQLRREMPGICGHTPKGEESEGIPYFIAPDPKALPSIPESRNLTELVVAVDVGNLLQLYASMLFERRILIYCSKLSTLTACVHACNGMLFPMYWQHIFIPVLPPHLLDYCCAPMPYLIGVHSSLAERVKSRALEDVVILNVDTNTLESPYQDLKKIPADVVAGLKVRLKKQAALVGSGVSRSFLRSQALLFGGYRDALQYPDEGPVMFCKEIFLNHKSQSMKEFLESAVHLQCFKEFIDGRLEMLNQGKEPDDVFEEEILHCGASQGGSKLYRQWVGNLKKGGGALIVTCKSTANKATKYHSKFGLRNLLSSKEQTENHMLQRGGSVCGPHTYRRFQSDCLQNRLPITQHFGRSRPRRPARKHTSNQNERQMQNIYSPCDDNTTEEPEQCSGSSELQDDDDDDLSLMADPEEMDLLGEIFDTLSAQSSREPGLLYSTRSLDLFSSDSTDFISRRSLTTPSQESLSPSVGNSGSLMSWEEELDEGPHYQREEHVVLIDRENDLNKSEMSFKELGESLCSDVQSLRDAELDCKEVLDDHCLPQVNGTTDEFEESLDTGTKTGERPETETQVDNEEQTTKDVEENQNEGTPIKDLRSSEHTEEPLCEAQHTTQEPTDGEIISPVSVNIDEISDKAEDEVKVDSSSHRVLPTVALPSQAKSFNVPSNSFRGQEKSWRTPLRSHNIYAASSKPAMGIQTDEQSSKCTPKQSLVEEEDKVPIKVSELKKRFEHIKPS comes from the exons ATGGGATCCAGGATAAA AGATAACCCTGACAAAACCTTCTACTGGTTCTTTCAAGCCTCATCTCCAGTTGCACGAGATCAAG ACCCTGATGTGTTGTTCCAGTTCCCAGAGGACTTCAGTGATGAG GAATCTCTGCGGTCCTTACCACGCTTCTGCTTTCCATATGACATTGAAAG GGTGAAGGACACCATTGCTGTGCAGCACTTTACATTTGTCTTGACTGATCTGGAGGGATGTCAGCGTTTTGGATTCTGCAGACTCACGTCCAGCTCCCAGACGTGCTTGTGTATACTCAG TTATTTGCCTTGGTTTGAAGTCTTTTACAAACTTCTGAATAATCTAGCAGACTACATGACTAAAGGGCAG ACCAATGAGATGAAAGAACTTCTGACTCTACTCCACAAGCACCCTGTACCGCCCGCTAATGGATCTATCACTTTGCAGATG GGAGGGAACATACAACTCAGAAGAGAGATGCCTGGCATCTGTGGACACACCCCTAAAGGGGAGGAGTCAGAGGGG ATCCCATACTTCATTGCTCCAGATCCCAAAGCCCTGCCCTCTATTCCAGAGAGT AGGAACCTGACGGAGCTGGTGGTTGCAGTAGACGTAGGAAATCTGCTGCAGCTCTACGCCAGCATGCTGTTTGAGAGACGCATCCTCATCTACTGCAGCAAACTCAGCACT ctgacgGCCTGTGTACACGCGTGTAATGGGATGCTCTTCCCTATGTACTGGCAACACATCTTCATTCCTGTTCTTCCACCCCATCTGCTGGATTACTGCTG CGCTCCGATGCCGTACCTCATTGGAGTTCATTCCAGCCTGGCCGAG AGAGTAAAGAGTCGAGCTTTGGAGGATGTAGTCATTCTAAATGTGGACACAAACACTTTAGAGTCGCCCTATCAGGACCTTAAAAAGATCCCTGCTGACGTG GTGGCAGGACTGAAGGTCAGGTTAAAGAAACAAGCTGCGTTGGTGGGCTCAGGGGTCTCTCGTTCTTTTCTCAGATCTCAAGCTCTGCTGTTCGGAGGCTACAGAGATGCTTTACAATATCCAGAT GAAGGGCCGGTGATGTTCTGTAAGGAGATATTTCTCAATCACAAGTCTCAAAGTATGAAGGAGTTTTTGGAAAGCGCTGTACACCTGCAGTGTTTTAAAGAG TTTATTGATGGGCGGCTGGAAATGCTGAACCAGGGAAAAGAGCCCGATGATGTATTCGAAGAAGAGATTCTTCATTGTGGAGCCTCGCAAG GTGGATCTAAATTATATCGCCAATGGGTTGGAAATTTGAAG AAAGGGGGTGGAGCCTTGATTGTGACATGCAAGTCTACAGCTAATAAAGCA ACCAAATATcacagcaaatttggactgAGAAACCTTTTGTCGTCAAAG GAGCAAACTGAAAATCACATGCTGCAGAGGGGAGGGTCTGTTTGTGGACCGCATACGTATCGCCGCTTCCAATCAGATTGCCTTCAGAACCGTCTACCaatcacacagcactttggaaGG TCTCGGCCACGCCGACCCGCGCGCAAGCATACCAGCAATCAAAATGAGCGACAGATGCAGAACATCTACAGCCCCTGTGACGACAA tacAACAGAGGAGCCCGAGCAGTGTTCTGGATCTAGCGAGTTacaagatgatgatgatgatgatcttTCGCTCATGGCTGACCCAGAAGAGATGGATCTGCTCGGAGAGATCTTTGACACTTTGAGCGCACAGAGCTCCAGAGAACCGGGCTTACTGTACAGCACTCGCAGTCTGGACCTCTTCAGCTCTGATAGCACTGACTTCATCTCACGT AGGAGTCTGACCACACCCAGTCAGGAGAGTCTAAGTCCTTCTGTTGGAAACAGTGGAAGTCTCATGAGCTGGGAGGAGGAGCTAGACGAGGGTCCACACTATCAGAGGGAGGAGCATGTTGTCCTGATTGACAGAGAGAATGATCTTAATAAATCAGAGATGAGCTTCAAGGAATTGGGGGAAAGCCTGTGTTCAGATGTACAAAGTTTAAGAGATGCTGAACTGGATTGTAAAGAGGTGCTAGATGATCACTGCTTGCCACAAGTAAATGGAACGACAGATGAATTTGAGGAAAGTTTAGATACTGGGACAAAGACTGGAGAGAGGCCGGAAACAGAGACACAAGTAGACAATGAAGAACAAACGACAAAAGATGTTGAAGAAAATCAAAATGAGGGTACACCGATAAAAGACTTGAGGTCTTCAGAGCACACAGAGGAGCCCTTGTGCGAAGCACAACACACAACTCAAGAACCTACAGATGGAGAAATCATCTCCCCTGTGTCCGTCAACATAGACGAGATCTCAGATAAAGCAGAAGATGAAGTAAAGGTTGACTCTTCATCTCATAGGGTGTTGCCTACCGTAGCTCTGCCCTCACAGGCGAAGTCCTTTAACGTTCCCAGTAATAGTTTCCGAGGTCAGGAAAAATCATGGAGGACTCCTCTCAGAAGTCACAACATCTACGCAGCATCCAGCAAGCCAGCAATGGGCATCCAGACAGATGAACAAAGTTCAAAATGCACTCCAAAGCAGTCGCTAGTTGAAGAGGAAGACAAGGTACCCATTAAAGTCTCAGAGCTGAAGAAGAGATTTGAACATATCAAGCCATCATAA
- the dennd1c gene encoding DENN domain-containing protein 1B isoform X2 — MGSRIKDNPDKTFYWFFQASSPVARDQDPDVLFQFPEDFSDEESLRSLPRFCFPYDIERVKDTIAVQHFTFVLTDLEGCQRFGFCRLTSSSQTCLCILSYLPWFEVFYKLLNNLADYMTKGQTNEMKELLTLLHKHPVPPANGSITLQMGGNIQLRREMPGICGHTPKGEESEGIPYFIAPDPKALPSIPESRNLTELVVAVDVGNLLQLYASMLFERRILIYCSKLSTLTACVHACNGMLFPMYWQHIFIPVLPPHLLDYCCAPMPYLIGVHSSLAERVKSRALEDVVILNVDTNTLESPYQDLKKIPADVVAGLKVRLKKQAALVGSGVSRSFLRSQALLFGGYRDALQYPDEGPVMFCKEIFLNHKSQSMKEFLESAVHLQCFKEFIDGRLEMLNQGKEPDDVFEEEILHCGASQGGSKLYRQWVGNLKTKYHSKFGLRNLLSSKEQTENHMLQRGGSVCGPHTYRRFQSDCLQNRLPITQHFGRSRPRRPARKHTSNQNERQMQNIYSPCDDNTTEEPEQCSGSSELQDDDDDDLSLMADPEEMDLLGEIFDTLSAQSSREPGLLYSTRSLDLFSSDSTDFISRRSLTTPSQESLSPSVGNSGSLMSWEEELDEGPHYQREEHVVLIDRENDLNKSEMSFKELGESLCSDVQSLRDAELDCKEVLDDHCLPQVNGTTDEFEESLDTGTKTGERPETETQVDNEEQTTKDVEENQNEGTPIKDLRSSEHTEEPLCEAQHTTQEPTDGEIISPVSVNIDEISDKAEDEVKVDSSSHRVLPTVALPSQAKSFNVPSNSFRGQEKSWRTPLRSHNIYAASSKPAMGIQTDEQSSKCTPKQSLVEEEDKVPIKVSELKKRFEHIKPS; from the exons ATGGGATCCAGGATAAA AGATAACCCTGACAAAACCTTCTACTGGTTCTTTCAAGCCTCATCTCCAGTTGCACGAGATCAAG ACCCTGATGTGTTGTTCCAGTTCCCAGAGGACTTCAGTGATGAG GAATCTCTGCGGTCCTTACCACGCTTCTGCTTTCCATATGACATTGAAAG GGTGAAGGACACCATTGCTGTGCAGCACTTTACATTTGTCTTGACTGATCTGGAGGGATGTCAGCGTTTTGGATTCTGCAGACTCACGTCCAGCTCCCAGACGTGCTTGTGTATACTCAG TTATTTGCCTTGGTTTGAAGTCTTTTACAAACTTCTGAATAATCTAGCAGACTACATGACTAAAGGGCAG ACCAATGAGATGAAAGAACTTCTGACTCTACTCCACAAGCACCCTGTACCGCCCGCTAATGGATCTATCACTTTGCAGATG GGAGGGAACATACAACTCAGAAGAGAGATGCCTGGCATCTGTGGACACACCCCTAAAGGGGAGGAGTCAGAGGGG ATCCCATACTTCATTGCTCCAGATCCCAAAGCCCTGCCCTCTATTCCAGAGAGT AGGAACCTGACGGAGCTGGTGGTTGCAGTAGACGTAGGAAATCTGCTGCAGCTCTACGCCAGCATGCTGTTTGAGAGACGCATCCTCATCTACTGCAGCAAACTCAGCACT ctgacgGCCTGTGTACACGCGTGTAATGGGATGCTCTTCCCTATGTACTGGCAACACATCTTCATTCCTGTTCTTCCACCCCATCTGCTGGATTACTGCTG CGCTCCGATGCCGTACCTCATTGGAGTTCATTCCAGCCTGGCCGAG AGAGTAAAGAGTCGAGCTTTGGAGGATGTAGTCATTCTAAATGTGGACACAAACACTTTAGAGTCGCCCTATCAGGACCTTAAAAAGATCCCTGCTGACGTG GTGGCAGGACTGAAGGTCAGGTTAAAGAAACAAGCTGCGTTGGTGGGCTCAGGGGTCTCTCGTTCTTTTCTCAGATCTCAAGCTCTGCTGTTCGGAGGCTACAGAGATGCTTTACAATATCCAGAT GAAGGGCCGGTGATGTTCTGTAAGGAGATATTTCTCAATCACAAGTCTCAAAGTATGAAGGAGTTTTTGGAAAGCGCTGTACACCTGCAGTGTTTTAAAGAG TTTATTGATGGGCGGCTGGAAATGCTGAACCAGGGAAAAGAGCCCGATGATGTATTCGAAGAAGAGATTCTTCATTGTGGAGCCTCGCAAG GTGGATCTAAATTATATCGCCAATGGGTTGGAAATTTGAAG ACCAAATATcacagcaaatttggactgAGAAACCTTTTGTCGTCAAAG GAGCAAACTGAAAATCACATGCTGCAGAGGGGAGGGTCTGTTTGTGGACCGCATACGTATCGCCGCTTCCAATCAGATTGCCTTCAGAACCGTCTACCaatcacacagcactttggaaGG TCTCGGCCACGCCGACCCGCGCGCAAGCATACCAGCAATCAAAATGAGCGACAGATGCAGAACATCTACAGCCCCTGTGACGACAA tacAACAGAGGAGCCCGAGCAGTGTTCTGGATCTAGCGAGTTacaagatgatgatgatgatgatcttTCGCTCATGGCTGACCCAGAAGAGATGGATCTGCTCGGAGAGATCTTTGACACTTTGAGCGCACAGAGCTCCAGAGAACCGGGCTTACTGTACAGCACTCGCAGTCTGGACCTCTTCAGCTCTGATAGCACTGACTTCATCTCACGT AGGAGTCTGACCACACCCAGTCAGGAGAGTCTAAGTCCTTCTGTTGGAAACAGTGGAAGTCTCATGAGCTGGGAGGAGGAGCTAGACGAGGGTCCACACTATCAGAGGGAGGAGCATGTTGTCCTGATTGACAGAGAGAATGATCTTAATAAATCAGAGATGAGCTTCAAGGAATTGGGGGAAAGCCTGTGTTCAGATGTACAAAGTTTAAGAGATGCTGAACTGGATTGTAAAGAGGTGCTAGATGATCACTGCTTGCCACAAGTAAATGGAACGACAGATGAATTTGAGGAAAGTTTAGATACTGGGACAAAGACTGGAGAGAGGCCGGAAACAGAGACACAAGTAGACAATGAAGAACAAACGACAAAAGATGTTGAAGAAAATCAAAATGAGGGTACACCGATAAAAGACTTGAGGTCTTCAGAGCACACAGAGGAGCCCTTGTGCGAAGCACAACACACAACTCAAGAACCTACAGATGGAGAAATCATCTCCCCTGTGTCCGTCAACATAGACGAGATCTCAGATAAAGCAGAAGATGAAGTAAAGGTTGACTCTTCATCTCATAGGGTGTTGCCTACCGTAGCTCTGCCCTCACAGGCGAAGTCCTTTAACGTTCCCAGTAATAGTTTCCGAGGTCAGGAAAAATCATGGAGGACTCCTCTCAGAAGTCACAACATCTACGCAGCATCCAGCAAGCCAGCAATGGGCATCCAGACAGATGAACAAAGTTCAAAATGCACTCCAAAGCAGTCGCTAGTTGAAGAGGAAGACAAGGTACCCATTAAAGTCTCAGAGCTGAAGAAGAGATTTGAACATATCAAGCCATCATAA
- the dennd1c gene encoding DENN domain-containing protein 1B isoform X3, translating into MGSRIKDNPDKTFYWFFQASSPVARDQDPDVLFQFPEDFSDEESLRSLPRFCFPYDIERVKDTIAVQHFTFVLTDLEGCQRFGFCRLTSSSQTCLCILSYLPWFEVFYKLLNNLADYMTKGQTNEMKELLTLLHKHPVPPANGSITLQMIPYFIAPDPKALPSIPESRNLTELVVAVDVGNLLQLYASMLFERRILIYCSKLSTLTACVHACNGMLFPMYWQHIFIPVLPPHLLDYCCAPMPYLIGVHSSLAERVKSRALEDVVILNVDTNTLESPYQDLKKIPADVVAGLKVRLKKQAALVGSGVSRSFLRSQALLFGGYRDALQYPDEGPVMFCKEIFLNHKSQSMKEFLESAVHLQCFKEFIDGRLEMLNQGKEPDDVFEEEILHCGASQGGSKLYRQWVGNLKKGGGALIVTCKSTANKATKYHSKFGLRNLLSSKEQTENHMLQRGGSVCGPHTYRRFQSDCLQNRLPITQHFGRSRPRRPARKHTSNQNERQMQNIYSPCDDNTTEEPEQCSGSSELQDDDDDDLSLMADPEEMDLLGEIFDTLSAQSSREPGLLYSTRSLDLFSSDSTDFISRRSLTTPSQESLSPSVGNSGSLMSWEEELDEGPHYQREEHVVLIDRENDLNKSEMSFKELGESLCSDVQSLRDAELDCKEVLDDHCLPQVNGTTDEFEESLDTGTKTGERPETETQVDNEEQTTKDVEENQNEGTPIKDLRSSEHTEEPLCEAQHTTQEPTDGEIISPVSVNIDEISDKAEDEVKVDSSSHRVLPTVALPSQAKSFNVPSNSFRGQEKSWRTPLRSHNIYAASSKPAMGIQTDEQSSKCTPKQSLVEEEDKVPIKVSELKKRFEHIKPS; encoded by the exons ATGGGATCCAGGATAAA AGATAACCCTGACAAAACCTTCTACTGGTTCTTTCAAGCCTCATCTCCAGTTGCACGAGATCAAG ACCCTGATGTGTTGTTCCAGTTCCCAGAGGACTTCAGTGATGAG GAATCTCTGCGGTCCTTACCACGCTTCTGCTTTCCATATGACATTGAAAG GGTGAAGGACACCATTGCTGTGCAGCACTTTACATTTGTCTTGACTGATCTGGAGGGATGTCAGCGTTTTGGATTCTGCAGACTCACGTCCAGCTCCCAGACGTGCTTGTGTATACTCAG TTATTTGCCTTGGTTTGAAGTCTTTTACAAACTTCTGAATAATCTAGCAGACTACATGACTAAAGGGCAG ACCAATGAGATGAAAGAACTTCTGACTCTACTCCACAAGCACCCTGTACCGCCCGCTAATGGATCTATCACTTTGCAGATG ATCCCATACTTCATTGCTCCAGATCCCAAAGCCCTGCCCTCTATTCCAGAGAGT AGGAACCTGACGGAGCTGGTGGTTGCAGTAGACGTAGGAAATCTGCTGCAGCTCTACGCCAGCATGCTGTTTGAGAGACGCATCCTCATCTACTGCAGCAAACTCAGCACT ctgacgGCCTGTGTACACGCGTGTAATGGGATGCTCTTCCCTATGTACTGGCAACACATCTTCATTCCTGTTCTTCCACCCCATCTGCTGGATTACTGCTG CGCTCCGATGCCGTACCTCATTGGAGTTCATTCCAGCCTGGCCGAG AGAGTAAAGAGTCGAGCTTTGGAGGATGTAGTCATTCTAAATGTGGACACAAACACTTTAGAGTCGCCCTATCAGGACCTTAAAAAGATCCCTGCTGACGTG GTGGCAGGACTGAAGGTCAGGTTAAAGAAACAAGCTGCGTTGGTGGGCTCAGGGGTCTCTCGTTCTTTTCTCAGATCTCAAGCTCTGCTGTTCGGAGGCTACAGAGATGCTTTACAATATCCAGAT GAAGGGCCGGTGATGTTCTGTAAGGAGATATTTCTCAATCACAAGTCTCAAAGTATGAAGGAGTTTTTGGAAAGCGCTGTACACCTGCAGTGTTTTAAAGAG TTTATTGATGGGCGGCTGGAAATGCTGAACCAGGGAAAAGAGCCCGATGATGTATTCGAAGAAGAGATTCTTCATTGTGGAGCCTCGCAAG GTGGATCTAAATTATATCGCCAATGGGTTGGAAATTTGAAG AAAGGGGGTGGAGCCTTGATTGTGACATGCAAGTCTACAGCTAATAAAGCA ACCAAATATcacagcaaatttggactgAGAAACCTTTTGTCGTCAAAG GAGCAAACTGAAAATCACATGCTGCAGAGGGGAGGGTCTGTTTGTGGACCGCATACGTATCGCCGCTTCCAATCAGATTGCCTTCAGAACCGTCTACCaatcacacagcactttggaaGG TCTCGGCCACGCCGACCCGCGCGCAAGCATACCAGCAATCAAAATGAGCGACAGATGCAGAACATCTACAGCCCCTGTGACGACAA tacAACAGAGGAGCCCGAGCAGTGTTCTGGATCTAGCGAGTTacaagatgatgatgatgatgatcttTCGCTCATGGCTGACCCAGAAGAGATGGATCTGCTCGGAGAGATCTTTGACACTTTGAGCGCACAGAGCTCCAGAGAACCGGGCTTACTGTACAGCACTCGCAGTCTGGACCTCTTCAGCTCTGATAGCACTGACTTCATCTCACGT AGGAGTCTGACCACACCCAGTCAGGAGAGTCTAAGTCCTTCTGTTGGAAACAGTGGAAGTCTCATGAGCTGGGAGGAGGAGCTAGACGAGGGTCCACACTATCAGAGGGAGGAGCATGTTGTCCTGATTGACAGAGAGAATGATCTTAATAAATCAGAGATGAGCTTCAAGGAATTGGGGGAAAGCCTGTGTTCAGATGTACAAAGTTTAAGAGATGCTGAACTGGATTGTAAAGAGGTGCTAGATGATCACTGCTTGCCACAAGTAAATGGAACGACAGATGAATTTGAGGAAAGTTTAGATACTGGGACAAAGACTGGAGAGAGGCCGGAAACAGAGACACAAGTAGACAATGAAGAACAAACGACAAAAGATGTTGAAGAAAATCAAAATGAGGGTACACCGATAAAAGACTTGAGGTCTTCAGAGCACACAGAGGAGCCCTTGTGCGAAGCACAACACACAACTCAAGAACCTACAGATGGAGAAATCATCTCCCCTGTGTCCGTCAACATAGACGAGATCTCAGATAAAGCAGAAGATGAAGTAAAGGTTGACTCTTCATCTCATAGGGTGTTGCCTACCGTAGCTCTGCCCTCACAGGCGAAGTCCTTTAACGTTCCCAGTAATAGTTTCCGAGGTCAGGAAAAATCATGGAGGACTCCTCTCAGAAGTCACAACATCTACGCAGCATCCAGCAAGCCAGCAATGGGCATCCAGACAGATGAACAAAGTTCAAAATGCACTCCAAAGCAGTCGCTAGTTGAAGAGGAAGACAAGGTACCCATTAAAGTCTCAGAGCTGAAGAAGAGATTTGAACATATCAAGCCATCATAA